DNA sequence from the Acipenser ruthenus chromosome 8, fAciRut3.2 maternal haplotype, whole genome shotgun sequence genome:
TCACAGGGGCGAACAAACACTGGGACCAGTACAGACGCGCTCAGCCTGACGCATACCGGCCGTGACGCTGATCCCCGAAGCACAGCGCATAACTTCAGCCTTCTTGGACCTCGAAATTGCTTTATCAAGTTGATAACAATGTACTGCTGTGAAAAGAATCCATTCGGTTATGTCATTGTGTGTCTAAATaaatgtttcaaagctgtttattttatgaaaaactatgatctgtctgtttgtttacttTGTGCATTTCTATCCTCTTCGGGTATCTATAGAATGTTTCAGTTTATGTTATTGCTCTCATATCAGTTGTAAAGTTGTGGGTATatttgacacattttaaaatttgtACACTACCTAccggttaactttttttttcttcttttttttacacgTGTTTTTGGTGAACAGTTCACGTACCTGAAAATCATGACAATAAATATGTGTAAATCTTATCAGATTTGCTGCAGGAAAATGGgcacttgggggggggggtaaaaaaaACTTCACAAGATGTCGCTGTTGATCTGACGTTGAAAATAACTCCGCATTAAGCAGCACCAAAAAGCCTTCTGTTGTTgcccaggataaaaaaaaaacaatacttgcAATACAGTTTCAATTATATTATAGTATACAGTAGCCTATGTTATGATTATCACAAAGGTTTGTTTATCATACACCTAGTGTAAATTGACCACACGTGTTAATGCAAAACTAAACTAAGTCAGTAAATAACAAACTCCATAAATAGTAAGCAGCTCATCTAACATACATCAGATATCTCAGTGCTGGTCTTTTGTGTATGTTTCATTTAAGACAAAGTAAGACTGAAATGTGCCTTGCTATTGGAATGGTACCACATGCTTTCGTCACAAGCTCTCCTCTCAAAACAGCACATTTAGGCCACATGCACACTCTGTAAGATGCTCTTTCGTCCCGAAAAGAACAGTGGGGACcatgttttattactgtttttaaatattgtataccCGCACTGTTCACCAATTGAATAAACCCCATGTGCCTTGTaatgtactctacacttttggttCACCATCCAAGTAGGTTGGATCAGTTCAAATGGGCTACACAGTGTACCACTGCACCACCGCGGCAAATCTAATACATGACAGAAAGCGTCTAAAAGGAAGGCCCCCTCAGAAATCAGGGAGGTTCTTCTGATGAAGGCATTTATTTAACCACTTTTTGTTGTCATTTAGTAAACTGTGAAGTACAAAGATAAGACCAAAGATAAGTGAAGTGGCCGTGGCTAGAACTCATAAAATAAATGAGATCATTATTTTTGTGTTCTGAAGGCCTTCACATTTCTGAATAATTGCATCACAACCATTACCAATGGGGCATACAGAGTCAAGCAGTAAAGGCAAAGTAGTTTTTTAACTACCATGTAAAACCACATGTTTAAGAATTAATCATAAACTTAATGCAGCGTTTATTTTAGTTGTTTGAGAATAATGGGATTCACATATGATGTTTCATTCATATTGATGAACAAAAGTTGTATTATCTAATGCCTGGTCTATCATTCTAACACCACACAGGCAGCTGGGGTACAAGTCCTTGAGACAAACCCACTGTGACGAGGCATTCTCACCCCAAATTCAGAAGCTGGGTTGCCAGAATGACAAAAGCCTTGCTCTGTGTATAAGAATTTCTTAAGTAAAAGGTGAATCCCGCAGTGTCTGACCCAGGGAGGATCTCTAAACAGTGTCTGTGTACTCAGCTGGAGTGAATGAATCGAGCCACATCTTGAGTTGAGTCTGCACTTATGTGTCACAAATCATGCAGTATCCCATGGTCAAATGAGGCGAaagtgtttatgtatttatttaggtatttattttttaataaaacaaacctaaataaatacataaacacttttttttaaataataataaaaaaataaacataaatttAATTATAGGGGAAATTAATTGAATAACACATAGGACAACattctgattcagtattattagtattattattattattattattattattattattattattattattattaataataataataataataataataataataataataataataataataataataataataataataatgtatgcaaTGCATCCAATTAAGTAGTTATTAGCACAATTATCCAAATATTGTCAGAAATCCAATGTgataatttacaaaaataaacaaataaagaaatacaccTCCAGTTAAATAACACGAGGAAGCGGCATCTATTAAATAATGGATTCCCTGCAATGGTATAAGCCACAGGGTTTATAGATTTGTCAGATGTACTTAAGTTAAGACCCAAATAGTTGGtctacaaataaatatattttggacCTCTGTGCTTATGACTGCATTGTCCTTTTCAAGCCAGTTGTTTTAAGAGGTTACGAGGTCATTTAAAGCGCGCGTGTTATGTGTATACATTTTCTCTTAATGATTAGCATACGCATGAAATTCGTGCTGCTAGAATCCATAGGCCTGTGTGTTTTTGATAAGTAGGACAGGCTTTCGTTTGCAAAGCTAGTTTTCGCTTTGAACATGGGCAAACAAAGACAGTTTCAGCTTTTAAATATGATCATTCTTCCTCGGGAAAATCATAGCTCAATTGAAGTATGCAAATAGTTCATTGTTATTAAGCTAATATAGCAATGAATCTTCAGAGCAAATCTCATAAACCTAAACGGAGTCCGTTGTTTACCTAGAGCTTTCATACTCACTCTATAAATATCCATTCGTTAcaaaaaagattaattaaaaaaaatagcacgGTTTTCTGTGAATCTTGCCCACTCCCTTAAGCTCACATCGAGTTAGTTTTCTATGATTATGACTGTACAGTACAAACTATGCTGATATAGTTgtaacacaaatacaatacagaaaGCAAACAACATTGTCAATTGGAAAGTAGTTTTCAGTTGCTAATATAACCTAAGCATAATTTATCCTATTGGGTGaggcgtctttttttttttttttttgcatagacaTAAGCACTGTTGTCTGCTAATCCTCTTCCAATAAAATACACCAAAAATAAGGTATTTGTCAGGAAATGACGTTGtgggtaaaataatgtaaaatgtttttctttggtGGGCTGCTACCGTTGACCAGAACACAGGGGTAATATAACACTCGCGTTGGAATTCTGGTCACGTTGCAGCAGCCTGTAGAGTGGAAGGTGCAGCAATCCCACTCACAAGAGCAAAGACAAGCATGGCAGAGAGCTCGGAGAAAGTGCCCATCGCTTTGGCGGGGCCAGAAGATGTGGAACAATGTTTTCCACCAGTAAGTATGGTCAAGATTGTCTTTTATCACACAGACCAGGACATTTAATACCTGGGAGGCAAACTATTGTGTTAAAGATAGTTTTGGAATACcaaaaaatattgtattgtacGTAGCTCACCTGTAGGTAAGTCTTGTGTAACGAAAAAGGTAAAGGCGTTATTTTCGTGAGACGTTCACTTAATATCAGTACtggttgtttgatattttataagCTGTTACATACATCTCAACGTGAACCTTAAATTAAATATACCGGTACACTGGCTTATAAGAATGTATACTGTATGACGATCCACATTGTTATTATTCCCTGTCTTGATTTAGGCATACACTGCAGTGACGGTAAAACCTTCCAGCAACGGTCGGATGCTGAAAATTGGAGCTGTTGTGCTTATTGCTGGGGCGGCTCTGCTTGTGTTCGGAGCGATCGGGGCGTTTTACTTCTGGAAAGTCACCGACAAGCATGTACGAATTTTCACTTTCTATTCGCTCTGGGTTGTTGATAACGAATGACAAACGTTTGCCATTGGATTTTCTTTTAACATTCCTTCATCCAGCGCGATTGAGcgtttaatagttatgggtgggTGTTGATAATGAAGTTTGGTGTCAGTGAAAACGTACTTGGCTTGAGAGGGTCTGTTGGCTACCCTGGGACCGAGAGGTGGATTCAGCTCTTTTCAGCTTTCCCAGGCAATTATGACGTTCAGGACTTCTTAAATATaggaatgcattaaaaaaaaacacacacacacaaaaacaaaaactcaaattaaaatgttcatctagactataaaaaatgtatttgcaaatGATGTGAATACGAGTGAGCCTTTCATAGTTTTATCTTACAAAACTCGAGCCTACCTCCCTTTTATTTAAAACGTAATTCAGTGGATTGAAAGCTGCTGCACTATTTTAAGTCTCTCGTCCAGGTGAGTTTAAAACACAATGAGAATGTGTTTTAAACTCACTTTTTTGTGTGTTCTCAActctttttttttgcagttgttaAATAAAGGctcgattttatttatttaacttaacTGGTAtgtactggtgttttttttttcaaatagcctAACTATTATTTCAATTAGCAGTCGTAACTTTTACTTTGAGCTCTGCATTTGGCATTTTGCGATAAAAGGTtaaccacaaaaataaataaaaaataaaaagtttgaccTGTACAATAAGCTTTATTGCATTGTACAATGTGTTACCCCTGCCACTACCCGGTGACATTTTTCAGGTTTCTAAAACTTTTTTTCTAATGGCAGCTGttgatagttttatttatttatttatttatttatttatttattttaaataaatgacataTCAAAAAGAAATTGAAAGCAAATTGTATTTCACGTGCCCTCCAATACGGTTTTTTAGTAATATGCAACAATTGTGTCAATCATCATTATTTGTATCATGGTGTATTGGAATTGGAGTCTTTACATACACTGCTTGTCAGAAACACATCTTGGATATCACAACTTGTAGTCCAGTGACTACTTGATTGTTATGCCCAACATAGCGCTTCCAAAACATAAACACATGTTGATACCTGTACTGTGTTATTCTTAATCAAGAGTTCTCTTTGATCAAACACACTCCAGTGAATTTAAACCTTTTTGGGGGGAGTGTACCCAACTCCTTAGGTActttacaaaacagaaagcaGGCTGCTTTGTGTTTGAAAGGAATTAAAGTGCGCCATTCTCCACAGGTGTACAATGTGCATTACAGCATGAGCATCAATGGAAAAGTGGAGGAGGGGTCCTTGGAAATTGATGCCGGAAATAACTTGGAAACGTTCAAAACTGGAAGTGGGAGTGAAGAGGCCGTTGAAGTCCACGACTTCCATATTGTAAGTGGGCACCGCCAGTAATGGCAACCAAAATACACTCAGGAACTTCCGATAAACCGTTTCAAAATCAaccaattcaataaaaaaaataaaaataaaaaaaatagatgtgTTTCTTCTGTCACTTGATGAATTCAAATAGCATACACATAGTTGTTATTTTATGATTGTCCACTGGAATTCGTAACACGttatatgttattattttaaggTTGTCAGCATattgttaattacatttttgagCTGATAGTTTAATTGTAGCAGGAAGTGTAAATGCACATCATATTCATCAAACTGATGCTTTAACGTGGTGTGTATTTATTCCAGGGAATCACAGGGATTCGTTTTGCTGGAGGAGAGAAATGCTACATTAAAGCACAAGCTAAAGCTCACATTCCAGATGTTGAGAGTCTTAATAAGGAGTCCGTGTCTTTCGGTCTGGTATGTACTTTATAtatcaggggtctccagccctgctcctggagagcccctatccagcaggttttatggATGtcattacatcatcagtggctaaagatccgGAActcctgttaatcttgactaattaagccaataattggttcaattaagtaactgagagattggttgaaatgaaaaccataagtcacagtagctctccaggaccacggTTAAATTAATGAAAGTCTTCAAAAATACAATGTCTTGCAGGATTGTTGATAATTCATTTACACCATTAAAACACCCAATTGATAGATTCCAATATAAAAGTTAGATGGGACAAACTCAAGCAGGCGTTGTAACCAGTGCATCACCAGACTAAGGTACTTTTTCCTGTAACACTAAAGCTAAGAATACTGTACAGCCTATGTATTATAACAGATGCATTCACAGCAATGTTACTGTATAGTTCCATCATTTTTCAACCAATTTGTGTGGAGTACATCTTTGTTTTAGTAATTCAGTTTTATATCACCATGTTGTGAATCCCTCGTGTACAGCCTGCTACCAGGGGAGTTGATGAGGTGCAGCTGCAGGCTTCTGAGTCACAAAGCCTGCTCTTGTGCCTGGGGCTGTTCATACAGGCCAACCACTTCCCACACCACCCAGATGAAGGAATCTACTCCTATTGGGATAACTGCTAAACATGTGCCAAATATGTGAAGCAGTGCCATGCCCAGCCACCAGCTATTTCCTTTACAGAGGCTGTTAATGGACAAGTTACTAAATAAATGAAGACCAATTCATGCACTTCAGTAATAGTCCTTAAACAAGAGGCACTTTAGGCTTCTTCATTTACGTATTTAAATGATTATTTCATTTACATTACTTTTTACcactgtgtatttttttatataaatggagtATACACTAAGGTGCTGCCACATTATATTGGTCTTTTGCAGCATgtttaaatggaaaaataaatccAAGTTTAATTTTCAGTTCTTTGTTTGAAATTGAAACCATCTcaacaatttaattaaatatgaGCAATTCTGTTCAGACTCTTTTAAGCAATAGAAAGTCTGATGCATAGAAATATTTTGTTAatcaaattaatatatattttttttttggtaggagGATGAGATTATGCCAGTTAAGTTTGATGAGGAGTCCCTCATTTGGGTGGCTGCAGACCAACCAGTGAAAGACAGCAGCTTTTTGAGCACCAAAATCATGGATCTCTGCAGCGATCTTCCCATTTTCTGGCTCAGGCCAACATATCCCAAAGGTATGGAATAAacaccatgttttttttgtggaTTTTCAGATCCTACTATTATTCAATGAGTGTGCTGAATCCTATTCCAAAGGAAATTGTGTTTCTGTTGGGTCAGCCTTTTCTTGTGTGCCATCAACTTCCAGAAAATAATTAAAGCATATGTCTAAGGCAGCTGTCTACTCACATGGAAAGGGTTAATACATAACAAGTcctggtactgtatttattataattaacCTGGGACTTTAGGGGTTGTACTTAACATAGAAAGAGTAGACAATGTCAATGGCCCTTTtctcatacaaaatccagttctGAAAATGTGATGGTATGAAGCATATTAGTAAGATCCCAATCATATGTTGGAAACTCTGAAGCACCACTCTTCTCTTCTAGATGGTCAGAGAAAGAAACGAGAAGTACCACGCGCAAGACGGCAGTCAGACGATTATGATGAGAAGGAATTTGAAACCGATGCAGAAGAGGGCAAAGCTGAGAGTGAAACTGAAGGTGACAATGTTACTTCAAAACCAGCCGAGGAAAAACCCGACTTCAATCCAGAAAACCCCTACCATGTAAGTGCAGCCTACTGAACATTTGACAAAGCTACAGGGTTTTAGCTGTCCACTGCTGACCTCCCTTACTAGGCATATATATTTGCAAGGTTTACTTCAAGCACATGGAATATTGGAGATGACTTTTGTATTTGAAGGTAAAACTAATTAAGAAATAAAGTAGTCAAGCATTTCAGCATCATCAGCATACCCAATTTCTTAATGTCAATAGTTGTTTATGTAATATAGTTTAGTATAAGCAAATATCTGAGAAATTACATCTGGCCTCTCACACAAATGCCAAAGGACTGAATAAATGATAGCATTTCGGTCACGCTTACCTCATTTACTCCGTTTATCCCCAAACCCATAACAAGCCTCTTTCAAAGCCTGTCAAATAAGGACAGCAACTGACACGTCAGACTGGAGCAGCTGCAAGTTCATCCACAGCTGCTGAGGTCACTTGGTAAACAGAGGCCTTCCCTTTCTTCATGGAAACAAAACCCTCTAGCCAATGCCATCATGACATGGAAACCCACCAGGTTCTCATCATAACTATAGCCGTGACCACAAGCTCACGTCAGTATAGTGTAACTGAGCCAAGTCACTCAATCTTAGCAATGTAATGTTCTGAGCCACAGCTCCTTCATCCTGATATTATAGACTGACAATGTTGCCGTCTGAATTACTCTCAATTTATTTCATAGCAAATGCTGGAAGGAGAGGGGGGTACCATGACCTTCGATCCTATGCTGGACCACCAAGGAATCTGTTGTGCCGAGTGCAGACGCAGCTACACACACTGCCAGAGGATATGTGAACCCTTGGGTGGCTACTGGCCCTGGCCTTATGATCATCGGGGATGCCGTGTTGCCTGCAGAGTAATTATGCCATGCAGCTGGTGGGTCGGACGCATATTAGGTGTTCTGTAAACTAGAGGTcgacagttttaaaataaagaaattcagCTAACACAAACCTAAGCAGCCTTTAAAATACTCTGCCAGGCCTGAATTGTATTTTAAACGCATTTTTGgatgtaaataaatgtaataagaTTGTAACTATGTATGTGTTAAGCTCATTGCAGATTGCATCACTTTTGCAGACCGTAGCAAGCATGTCTTTTAgtaaatttgtattatttaatgccCATACGCTAGAATATTAACTCACCTCACATTACTTTATGTTGCGATACATTGCACTGGTCTGATACTGGTTGAAATGTCACACTTaatgttgctttattttttaacaagcTTTAGTTTGCGGATAAGCTCTCACAGTTGCTACGCTATTCCCTCCTCTCATCCTTTGTAATgtacttgttaataaaacaatactttgcTCCTGGTtctcatttatatttttttagtagTAGGGAAATATAATCTTTCTCTTATGAGCAACCCAGAATTTCTATTGCAGATTTATTCGAGACCCTAATGGGGGTCAGTTTTATTTTGATATAGGAGTCTGT
Encoded proteins:
- the LOC117406586 gene encoding leukocyte cell-derived chemotaxin 1-like, which encodes MAESSEKVPIALAGPEDVEQCFPPAYTAVTVKPSSNGRMLKIGAVVLIAGAALLVFGAIGAFYFWKVTDKHVYNVHYSMSINGKVEEGSLEIDAGNNLETFKTGSGSEEAVEVHDFHIGITGIRFAGGEKCYIKAQAKAHIPDVESLNKESVSFGLEDEIMPVKFDEESLIWVAADQPVKDSSFLSTKIMDLCSDLPIFWLRPTYPKDGQRKKREVPRARRQSDDYDEKEFETDAEEGKAESETEGDNVTSKPAEEKPDFNPENPYHQMLEGEGGTMTFDPMLDHQGICCAECRRSYTHCQRICEPLGGYWPWPYDHRGCRVACRVIMPCSWWVGRILGVL